Below is a genomic region from Sphingomonas phyllosphaerae.
CGTAGCGCAGGTCCTCGCCCGCGCGACGTAGAGTCAGCGGCAGGACCGCCGGGAAGCGCTCGCCCTGGTCGACATTGCCGAACCAGCGCGCGATCGCGCCGTCATAGGCGGCGGTGGTGGCGAACGCCTTGGCGGCGAGCCGCTTGCGATCCCCCAGCGTGGTCGAGCCTTCGGCGACCAGCGCGTAATCGGCGGGATCGGTGACGATCGCGACATAGGCGTGGTTCTTGGCGGCCGAGCGGACCATCGACGGCCCGCCGATGTCGATATTCTCGACTACCTCGTCGCGGTCGGCACCCTTGGCGACGGTCGCCTCGAAGGGATAGAGATTGACGACGACGAGGTCGATCGCGCCGATCTGATGCTCTTCCATCGACGCGGCGTGCGCGGCGTCGTCGCGCACCGCGAGCAGCCCGCCGTGCACCTTGGGGTGGAGCGTCTTGACGCGGCCGTCCATCATTTCCGGAAAGCCGGTCAGCTCGCTGATGTCGCGCACGGTCAGCCCGGCGTCGCGCAATGCCTTGGCGGTGCCGCCCGTCGAGACGAGTTCGACGCCTTTGCCCGCGAGCGCGGTGGCGAGATCGACGATCCCGGTCTTGTCGGAGACGGAAAGGAGCGCGCGGCGGATCGGGATGCTGGTCATGCGCGCGCGCTTACGCGGGGGAAGGGCGGGGCTCAAGGGCGAAGCGGCGGCATGATGTCCTGTTGACCGCCACCGTCGGGCAGACAGGCGTTCCGGCAGACAGTCGTTCGGCCTGAGCTTGTCGAAGGGCGTGTCCCGAGCGGCACGTGCTTCGACAAGCTCAGTACGAACGGTTCAGATGATCTGAGCCAAACGAGAAGGTCCTTACCGCGCCCGCTTCAACACCCAATTGACGTTCACCCCGGTGGGCGGCGCAAGCCCGTGAATGACGATCTGCTGCGTCGTGAACAGCCGGCCCCAGCCGTCGACCCACACGCTGTCCTCGATCGTCAGCCGTTCGCCGCGGCTGCGAAAGTGCCAGAAATTGCCAACAGACGTGCGCAGCATCGCTGCCTGATTGTCGGCGGTCGCGACCGCCTCGACCCCGGCGGCGAGATGGAAGCGCAGCAGGAACGGCGTCATCGCGTCCGCCCGGCGCGGGCGCGCGCCCGGCGCGGCGAGCAAGGCATCCTCGCCGCGCAGCTCGCGCCCGTCGCTGAGCAGCAGCAGGGTGCGCTGGTGGTGGAAGCCGTGGCGGCGGACATAGCCGTCGTGACGCGCCTCGATCCGGCTACCCAATTCCGATTCCTGCCGCGTCAGCTCGACCTGGCGCACGCCCTTGCCGAGCGTGCCGTCGGGCAGGATCGCGGTCGAATTGGTGTCGCCGATCGTCAGCGTCGAGTGTGCCGCGGTGCTGCGCAGCCCGGTCATCATCGCGGGGGACATCCGCGCGCCGGTGACGCCTGCGCCGCCGCAATTGACGATCAGCCGTTCGGCGCCGTCGCTGAACTCGAAGGCGAGCGTCGAGGCGCAGCCGCCCTCCGCGACGCGCGCCATCGGCGGCGGGGCGGCGTCGACGATCAGCACCGCCGCGCCATTGGCGAGCCGCTGATAGCCCCAGTCGCGCGACTGGCGCAGCGGGCGACCGTGCGCACCGCTGGCGATCAGCACGTCGTTGACGGCCTCGGCGTCGACCGGCAGCCCGCCCTGCCAGCTCGACAACCCGCCATCACCCATCGTCGTCCCCAGCAGCGCGGGGGTGGCGAGCGCCAGCGCTTGTTCGACGGGTTCCGGCAGCGGCAGCCCGCGCGCTTCATAAGCGGCGCGCAGCAGCCCGATCGTCGCGAGCACGTCGAGCAACGCGGCGGGCGAGCGGCTGACCACGCCGCCATCCGCGCTCAAGCCGTTGCCGAGCGCGCGCGCCAGCCCGGCCTCGCCGATCGCCAGCCGCGTCTCGCCCGCGGGCAGCAGCAGTCCGGCGATCACCACCCCCGTCCAGGCGGCGATGCGTTCCGCGCCCGGCGGTGCCTTGTCGGCGGTACGATCCAGATGTCGCGCCGCGCGCGCGATCCCGTTGAGCACGCGCGAGCGGAAGACGAGGTCGGACGAAGCGAGCAGCAGCGGCGCATGGAACGCCCACATCGCCAGCCGCCGTGCGGTGGTCGCCGGGCGCCACGCCGGATCGGAGACGCGGTCGCCGTGAACCGCCAGCCATCCGCCCGCCAGCGCCTCGGCCAGCGGCACCGCGCGCGCGCGATCTCCCAGCGCGGCGACGTCGCGCAGCCATGCGAAGGAATGGAGATACTCCACAAACGCCGGCCCCGCGGCCGGCGCGGCGACGTCGATCGTCTCGATCGCATGATGCTCGCCCCCCGCGAACATCCAGCCTTCGAGCAGCGCCTCGCCGAGGTCGGTTTCGCCGGGGATCGGGTCGACCGGCACCGCGACCAGCCTGGCCGGGTGCTGGCCATCGAGCCGGCGGTCGTGGAGCGGAGTGCGCCAGGTCAGCCGCTCGACCCACGCCGCCATGCGGTCACCGAGCGACTCGCCGGTGCCCGCGGAAATGACGTGCTTTTCGGAATCGATGCCGGTGCGGTCGTCGGTCATCCGCCGCGCAGACCAATGATGTTCTCCGCATAACGCTCGGGTCCGCCACGGAAGGTGGCGGTGCCGGCGACCAGCGCGTCGGCACCGGCCTCGATCGCACGCCGGGCGGTTTCGGCGTCGATCCCGCCGTCGACCTCCAGATCGATGTCGCGGCCCGATTGCTCGATCATCCTGCGGATCGCGCTGATCTTCTTGAGCTGACTGTCGATGAAATGCTGTCCGCCGAAGCCGGGATTGACGCTCATCACCAGCACGAGGTCGACCATATCGATCAGGTAATCGAGCATCTTGGCCGGGGTGCCGGGGTTGAGCACCACGCCGGCACGCTTGCCCAGCCCCTTGATGTGCTGGATCGTGCGGTGGATGTGCGGCCCGGCCTCGGGATGGACGGTGATCGTGTCCGCGCCCGCCTCGGCGAAGGCGTCGAGATAGAGGTCGACCGGCGAGATCATCAGATGGACGTCGAACGGCTTGGTCGTATGCGGGCGCAGTGCCTTCACCACCGCCGGTCCAATCGTGATATTTGGGACGAAATGCCCGTCCATCACGTCGATATGGATCCAGTCGGCGCCGGCGGCATCAATCGCGCGCACCTCCTCCCCCAGTCTGGCGAAATCGGCGGACAGGATCGAAGGCGCGATGCGAACGGGCTTGGTCATGATGCCGCCCCCGTTAGCGGACGCGGGCGTCAGGCGGAAGCGCGCTCGACCCGCGCAACGAAGAACCCGTCGCATCCACCGACCGCTTCGAGCATTCCAGGCAGCGTGCGAACCCAGCCCTCGGGCTCAGCGGCGATCCCGGCGGGCAGCTCGCCATCGGCGGGCGCGCGGATCGAAAAGTCGGGGTGGTCGCGCAGAAAATGCTCGATCTGTGCCTCGCCCTCCTCGGGCTCGAGCGAGCAGGTAGCGTAGACGAGCGTCCCACCGGGAGCGACCCAGGTGGCGGCGCGCTTGAGGATACGCGCCTGCAGCTCGGCCATCTCCGCGACGATCCCGCCATGCGCGCGGTGGAGCACGTCGGGGTGGCGGCGGAAGATACCGGTCGCGCTGCACGGCGCATCGACCAATACTGCCTGCGCGGTCGCGTCCGGCGACCATTTGAGCACGTCGGCGATCGCGATCGCGAAGCCAAGCCCGGTGCGTTCGCGATTCTCGCGAAGTCGCGCGGCGCGACTTTCGGACATTTCCACCGCCGTCACCTGCCAGCCTGCGGCGGCGAGCTGGAGCGTCTTGCCGCCCGGCGCGGCGCATAGGTCGAGCGCCGCACCGGTGCCGCGCCCGATCAGGCGGGCGGGGATCGAGGCGGCGAGGTCCTGTACCCACCATTCCCCCGCGTCATAGCCGGGAAGTGCCGTGACGTCGCTGCCTGCCGGCACGCGTGCGTGTGCCGGGGCGAGCGAAGTCGCGTCGGACAGCACCCTTGCGGCATCGGCATAGCTGAGGTCGATCGGTGGGGGCGCGGCGATCGCGCGCGCGGCGGCGGCAGCGACCGCGTCACCCCAATTGGTGCGCCAGCGCTCGGCGACCGCCGCGGGCAGTGTCGGCACCTCGGGCAGCTTTGCCTCGCCGCGCATCAGCGTGCCGAACACGCCGTGGACCAGCTTGCGCGGGCCGCCGTCGACCAGCGGCAGCACGGTGGCGATCGCGGCGTGCGGCGGGGTGCCGAGCCCCAGCGCCTGCGCGAGCGCGATCCGCAGCGCGCTGCGCGCCTTGGCGTCGTCGGCCAAGCGCTGGCGAGTCGCCGAGTCGATCAGCGCATCGAGATCGGGGAGCCGACGCAGCGTTTCGGCGGCGATGGCGTGCGCCAACCCGCGATCGGGGCCGCCGACCAGCGCGCGCGTCGCATGGGCGAGCGCCGACTCCAGCGGCTCGCCCCGTCGCAGCACCGCGTCGAGCAGCCGCAGTGCCGCACGCCGCGGCGCGGTGCCGAGCGGCTCGGGTCCGCCCGGGGCAGGGCGTGGTCGGGCGGGGCGGCGCGGGGGGCGGGCGTCAGCCACGCACGGTCTGCTGCAAAGGGCTCGGCTTGAAGGCGATCATGGCGCTGCATATGTGCCGGTGTGCACGCGGGATCAATCGGAAGGACCGAAGCGATGGGCAAGCGCCCCGATCATGTGAAGCCCCCCGCCTATCTCAGCCCCAATACACCGGTGCCCGCGCCGGGTCCGCTTGAACGCCCCGCCGAAGACCCGCTGGGCCGTGATCCGGTGAGGTTCGGTGATTGGGAATTGAAGGGCATCGCGGTCGATTTTTGAACGGATTAGCCAACCTTCCGTTCGTGCTGAGCCTGTCGAAGCACGTGCCCCGGAACACGCCCTTCGACAAGCTCAGGGCGAACGGTTGGGAACCCGTATCCCTCGTCGCCCCGGACTTGATCCGGGGACTCGCTTCCTACTGACGATACAAGAAAAAGCGGGATCCCGGATCAAGTCCGGGATGACGAACCTTGAACCCTATCGCGTTCCACGCCCGCAGCCGCCCGTACCCCGGCGCGCCCGCGGCGCTTCAGCTCCGCCTTCAGCTCTTCGGGTTTAGGCGCAATCAGAAAACCGAAGCTGACGTTGCCGTCCTTCGTCTCGACGACATGGTGGAGCCGGTGCGCCTGGATGATCCGCTTCATATAGGCCGACTTCGGCAGATAGCGCGTCGGCAGCCGCTTGTGGACGATCACGTCGTGGAACCCGAAATAGATCGCGCCATAGGCGGCGATCCCCGCGCCGATCCACGTGAACCCCGGCCACCAGCCGAGCTGCACCCCGCCGAGGATCATCACGAACGACGGCACCGCGAAGATCGCGGCGTACAGATCGTTCAGCTCCCAATTGCCCTGCCGGGCACGATGGTGGCTCTCGTGGAGGAACCAGCCCGGTCCGTGCATCACCCAGCGGTGCATCACATAGGCGAACCCCTCCATCAGCGCGACGGTGGCGAGGAACAGCAGCAGGGCGGGCCAGAACGACATCGCGCGTGCATATAGCCATCGCGCGCGCGTCTCGCTACGTCGGCGCGCATCATGACCGACGATCTCCGAACCGCCGCACTCGACTCCAAGGCCTGGCCGTATGAGGAGGCGCGCAAGCTCCTCAAGCGCTACCCGGACGGGAAACCGGACGGTCAACCGGTGCTGTTCGAGACCGGCTACGGTCCGTCGGGGCTGCCGCACATCGGCACCTTCAACGAGGTGCTGCGCACCACGATGGTCCGCAACGCCTTCCACGCGCTCAGCGACGCACCCACGCGGCTGATCGCGTTCAGCGACGACATGGACGGGCTGCGCAAGGTGCCCGACAACGTCCCCAACGGTGACATGCTGAGGGAGCATCTCGGCAAGCCGTTGACGCGGATTCCCGATCCGTTCGGCAAGTTCGACAGCTTCGCCGCGCACAACAATGCGATGCTGCGCGACTTCCTCGATCGCTACGGCTTCGACTATGAATTCGCCTCCTCGACCGAATATTATACCTCGGGCCGCTTCGACGACGCGATCAGGGGCGTGCTGCGCCACTGGCAGGGCGTGATGGATGTGATGCTGCCGACGCTGCGCGCCGAGCGGCGCGCGACCTATTCGCCGGTGCTGCCGGTCAGCCCCAAGAGCGGCATCGTGCTGCAGGTGCCGGTCGAAGTGATCGACGCCGAAACGGGGCTGATCTCCTTTGAGGACGAGGGCGAACGCATCGAGCAGTCGGCGCTCGACGGATTGTCGAAGCTGCAATGGAAGGTCGACTGGGCAATGCGCTGGGTCGCGCTCGGCGTCGATTACGAGATGGCAGGCAAGGACCTGATCGACTCGGTCGTGCAATCTTCGAAGATCGCGCGCGTGCTCGGTGGTCGCCCGCCCGAAGGCTTCAACTACGAGATGTTCCTTGATGACAAGGGTGAGAAGATCTCCAAGTCGAAGGGCAACGGACTTTCGATCGAGCAATGGCTGACCTACGGCCCTGAGGAAAGCCTCGCTTTCTATATCTATCGCGAGCCCAAGAAGGCCAAGCAGCTCCACATGGGCGTGATTCCGCGCGCGGTGGACGACTACTGGCAGTTCCGCGGCAATTATGCGGGTCAGGCGATCAAGGAGCGGCTCGGCAACCCCGTCCACCATGTCCATGACGGCAAGCTACCCGACGGCAAGTTGCCGGTGACATTCGGGCTGTTGCTCAACCTCGTCGGGGTGATGGGCGAGGGCGCGACGCGCGAGCAGGTGTGGGCGTACCTCGCCAATTACGTCGCCGATGCGACGCCCGCCGCTTACCCCGAACTGGACCGGCTGATCGGCCATGCGCTGGCGTACCATCGCGACCATGTTGCCCCGACGCTGAAGCGCCGCGCGCCCGAGGGCGTCGAGGTTGCGGCGCTCGAAAGGCTCGACGCCGAACTGGCGGCGTTGCCGGAAGAGGCGAGCGCCGAGGATGTGCAAAACATCGTCTACGAGATCGGCAAGACCGGCGGGTTCGCCGAGCTGCGCGATTGGTTCAAGGCACTTTACGAGACGCTGCTGGGGTCGAGCCAGGGGCCACGGATGGGGAGCTTCATCCGCCTCTACGGCATCGCGAACACGCGAAAGCTGATCGCCGAGGCGCTGGGGAAGCAGTAACGCCGCTCATTCCGTGGTTGCGAGCGCAGCGAAGCAATCCAGTGCCGGACCAGGACGGTCTGGATCGCTTCGCTACGCTCGCGATGACGAAAGAGGGGCGTAGCGCTCCCGGATCAAGCCCGCCCTAGAACAAACTCCCATCCGCCGATGGGGACGGTGCCGGCTGCGGCTCGGCCGGGCGCGCCGGAGGCGGGGCAAAGGCGCCGGTGATCGCCGCGGTCTCCAACGTATCGAGCGCCGCGCGTGCGTCGATCCAGCGCCGCGCCGCCGCAGTCCAGTTCGCCGCATCCGCCGCGCCGGGCAGCCGCTCGACCTCCGCCAACGCGGTTTCGACATTGCCGTTGTCGAGCTGCCGCCGCGCGCGCGCCAGCCGGTCCGACGGCAGCGGCGATGGCGTGTCGGCGCGGTGAATGACGACCAGATTGCGCAACTCGCTGCCGATCCCGCTCCACCAATCGCTTGGCCGTGCAAGCAGCATCGGCGTGGCGACGTTGAGACTCTCGCGCAGATCCTCAAGCGTCACCGGCTGGCGCGCGGCGCGGATCACCGTCCCGACCTGTGCCGGCAGCGTCGCGCCGAACCGGCGGCGCAATTCGTTCTCCAGATACCCGAGCCCCGCGCCACGATCGAGCGCGCGTCGTGCCGCGAAGGTTACGAAAATCGCCTCCGCCTTGCCGGCATTGACCGCCGCCTCTGCGGTGTCGGCGTCGGTGCGCGCCGCGCGCGCCTCAAGATTGGCGAGCTGCGCCGCCAGCGTCGCCTCGCGCAGCGCCAGGGTCGCCGCATCGGCGGTGGCTTCGGGCGGCGCGACCGGTGCGACGGTCGGCTTGGCGACGGGCGCATTCGATCCACCGCGCGCGAAGAAGCCGGGCGTGTTGCGCACCGCATAGGCCATCAGCCCCAGCCCGATCAGAAAGGCGAGGATCGCGATCGCCAGCGCCGGGCCGATCCGCGATCGCGTGGGGGTTCGCGTCGTGCCAGGGGGATCGCTCATCCGCCACTTATCCTCGCGCCCGGCGCGCCGGTCAATCAGCTGCGACAACCGCCTGTATCAGGGCGTGATCGTCGGGGCGGTCCGCCACCCTGATGCGTGCCCAGCCCGGTCCCGCCGCCGCGCCGATCGTCGGGCTGAGCGCCGCAAGGCTGATCCGCCAGCGTGGAAGGTCGGCGGCCAGCAGCGCGAAACGCTGCGCGGCGCGAACGGAGTGCAGCATCACCAGCGTGTCGACCGCCGATGCCAGCGCCTCCGGTGCGACCGACAAAGCCTCGCTGGCATAGACGATCAGCGTCGCGACGCCCGGCTGCGCGACATGCTCGCGTCCGGCGAGATGGAGCAAGCGCGGGAAGACGCTGGCACGCGCCACCGCCGCCGCCGCGTCGCCATCTCCGACGATCGCCACGTTGAGCCCGGCCGCACGCGCCGCTGCGGCGGTCGCCGTGCCGACCGCGACCACCGGCAACCTCGCCAGCCGCGCGAGCCCGTCGCCCGCCAGTCGCGCCGCCTGCGCACTGGTGAGCAGCAATGCATCGTAATCTGCCGGATCCGGGGGCGACCACGATAGCGGGACGGCAGCAAACAGCGGCAGCGCCACCGGTTCGATCCCCACCGCCTGAAGCGCCGCGCAGGTGCGTGCGTTGCCCGGTTCGGGCCGCAGCACCAGCGCACGCGTCATCCGAACAGCACGCGGATCGCGGCGGGCGCACGCTCGAGCAGGTCTTCGGCAAGCCGTGCGCCCAGCAACACCGGGTCGGCGCCCTCGGCGATCCCCTCGACCGACTCGGCGCCGTCGGGGGTCAGCAATTGCGCGCGCAGCACCAGCGTCCCCCCCTCGACCACCGCCAGCGCCGCGACCGGCGAATGGCAGTCGGCGCGAAGCCCCGCGAGCAAGGCGCGCTCCGCCGCGACCGCCCGGTGCGTTGCGGCATCGTCGATCGCCGCGACCCGCGCGCGCGCCGGCCCCTCGGCCAGCGTCTCGACTCCGACCGCGCCCTGCGCGGGGGCCGGGAGCATCACGTCCAGCGGGATCGCCACCCCGGTGTCGTGCCGCCCGAGCCGCTCCAGCCCGGCGGCGGCGAGCAAGGTCGCATCGACCTCGCCGGCCGCCAGCTTGCCGAGCCGCGTGTCGACATTGCCGCGGAACAGCACCGCCGAGACGTCGGGGCGCAGCCGGCGCAGCTGCGCGGCGCGGCGCGGGCTGCTGGTGCCGATCACCGCTTTGTCAGGCAGCGTCGCGATCGACGCCGCACCGATCAGCCGGTCACGCACATCGGCGCGCGGCAACGTCGCGGCGATCGCGATCGCATCGGGGCGCAGCGTCTCGACGTCCTTCATCGAATGGACACAGGCGTCGACCTCACCCGCCAGCAGCGCGCGGTCAAGCTCCTTGGTCCACAGCGCCTTGCCGCCGATCTCGGCGAGCGCACGGTCCTGCACGCGGTCGCCGGTGGTGCGGATCGTGACGATCTCGACGTCGTCCCAGCCGTGCGCGGCCATCAGCGCGTCGCGCACCATGCCTGCCTGGGTGAGCGCGAGCGGCGAACCACGGGTACCGAGCCGGAACATGGCCGCGGGTCTTGGCGACTTCGGCGCGCGTGGGCAAGCGTTGCGGCGCCCCAGACGCCGTCGCCCCTGCGCAGGCAGGGGCCTATGTCTGTGGCGTGATGCGATCGGCCTGACACATGCCCGCCTGTATTTGTGTCAGACGATAAGGCAGAACGAGTCAGACATGGGCCCCTGCCTGCGCAGGGGCGACGGTGCGAACGCCGAGGCTCGATAACCGGCGCTCCATCCCCTAGATAGCCGCGATGCTGATCCTCGGGCTCGAATCCTCCTGCGACGAAACCGCCGCCGCTCTCGTCACCGGCGACCGGCAGGTGCTCGCGCACCGGCTCGCCGGGCAGGAGGCCGCGCACCGTCCTTATGGCGGCGTCGTGCCGGAGATCGCGGCGCGCGCGCATGTCGAGGTATTGCAGCCGCTGGTCGAAGCGGCGCTGGCCGATGCGGGAAAGACGCTCGCCGATGTCGACGCGATCGCAGCGACCGCCGGGCCGGGGCTGATCGGCGGCGTCCTGGTCGGGCTGGTGACCGGCAAGGCGCTGGCGCATGCCGCAGGCAAGCCGCTGATCGCGGTCAATCATCTCGAGGGGCATGCGCTCAGCCCGCGGCTCGCCGATCCCGACCTCGGCTTCCCCTATCTGCTGCTGCTCGTCTCGGGCGGGCATTGCCAGTTGCTGCTGGTCGAAGGCGTCGCGCGCTATCGCCGGCTCGCGACGACGATCGACGATGCCGCGGGCGAGGCGTTCGACAAGACCGCCAAGATCCTCGGGCTCGGCTTTCCCGGCGGCCCGGCGGTCGAGTGCGCCGCCGCGGAGGGCGATGCGCGCGCGGTGCCGCTGCCGCGCCCGCTGAAAGGCTCGCCAGAGCCGCATTTCTCCTTCGCCGGGCTCAAGGCGGCGGTGGCGCGGATGGCGCCCGATCACGCCGCCGTTGATGTCGCGGCAAGCTTCCAGCAGGCGGTGGTCGATTGCCTGATCGACCGTACCCGCCGCGCGCTGAGCAGGGCGGACGGCGCGACCGCTTTGGTCGTTGCCGGCGGCGTCGCGGCGAACGGCGCGGTGCGCGCGGCGTTGCAGGCGCTCGCCGCCGAGCACGGGCTGCGCTTCGTCGCGCCACCGGGCTGGCTGTGCACCGACAATGCCGCGATGATCGCGTGGGCGGGTGTGGAGCGCTTCGCCGCCGGGCTGACCGACCCGCTCGACACCGCCGCGCGCGCGCGCTGGCCACTCGATCCGGATGCGGAGAAGGTGCGCGGCGCAGGGGTGAAGGCATGAGCGGCCCGATCGGCGTCATCGGGGCGGGCGCATGGGGCACCGCGCTCGCGCAGGTCGCCGCCAGCAACGGTCATGAGGTGCGGCTATGGGCGCGCGACTTGGCGCTGGTCGATGCGATCAACGCGGATCACGAGAACGCCGCCTATTTGCCCGGCATTCCGCTCTCGCCGCTGATCCGCGCCACCGGCGATCTGGCGTGGGTGGCGGAGGCGGCGGCCAATCTGATCGTCACGCCCGCGCAGGCGATGCGCACGGTGCTGGCGCAGCTGCCCGCCAATGCGCAGGCGCTGGTGGTCTGCTCGAAGGGGATTGAGGCCGGCACGCATCTGCTGATGAGCGAGGTGGCGCAGGAACAGCATCCCGCCTCGCCGGTGCTGGTGCTGTCGGGGCCGACCTTCGCGCATGAGGTGGCGCGCGGGCTGCCGACCGCGGTGACGCTGGCCGGGCACGACCCGGCGACGCGCGCCTTGCTCGCCACCGCGATCGCCGCGCCGCATTTCCGTCCCTATGCGTCGAGCGACGTGATCGGGGCGGAGATCGGTGGCGCCGTCAAGAACGTGCTGGCGATCGCGTGCGGCGTGGTGGACGGCGCCGGCCTCGGGCAGAATGCGCGCGCGGCGCTGATCGCGCGCGGTTTCGCCGAGATGACGCGTTTCGGTGCTGCGAAGGGCGCGCGCGCCGAGACGCTCGCGGGACTGTCGGGGCTTGGCGATCTGGTGCTGACCTGCTCGTCGACCGCGTCGCGCAACTTTTCGCTCG
It encodes:
- the tsaD gene encoding tRNA (adenosine(37)-N6)-threonylcarbamoyltransferase complex transferase subunit TsaD: MLILGLESSCDETAAALVTGDRQVLAHRLAGQEAAHRPYGGVVPEIAARAHVEVLQPLVEAALADAGKTLADVDAIAATAGPGLIGGVLVGLVTGKALAHAAGKPLIAVNHLEGHALSPRLADPDLGFPYLLLLVSGGHCQLLLVEGVARYRRLATTIDDAAGEAFDKTAKILGLGFPGGPAVECAAAEGDARAVPLPRPLKGSPEPHFSFAGLKAAVARMAPDHAAVDVAASFQQAVVDCLIDRTRRALSRADGATALVVAGGVAANGAVRAALQALAAEHGLRFVAPPGWLCTDNAAMIAWAGVERFAAGLTDPLDTAARARWPLDPDAEKVRGAGVKA
- the hemC gene encoding hydroxymethylbilane synthase, which produces MFRLGTRGSPLALTQAGMVRDALMAAHGWDDVEIVTIRTTGDRVQDRALAEIGGKALWTKELDRALLAGEVDACVHSMKDVETLRPDAIAIAATLPRADVRDRLIGAASIATLPDKAVIGTSSPRRAAQLRRLRPDVSAVLFRGNVDTRLGKLAAGEVDATLLAAAGLERLGRHDTGVAIPLDVMLPAPAQGAVGVETLAEGPARARVAAIDDAATHRAVAAERALLAGLRADCHSPVAALAVVEGGTLVLRAQLLTPDGAESVEGIAEGADPVLLGARLAEDLLERAPAAIRVLFG
- a CDS encoding heparinase II/III family protein → MTDDRTGIDSEKHVISAGTGESLGDRMAAWVERLTWRTPLHDRRLDGQHPARLVAVPVDPIPGETDLGEALLEGWMFAGGEHHAIETIDVAAPAAGPAFVEYLHSFAWLRDVAALGDRARAVPLAEALAGGWLAVHGDRVSDPAWRPATTARRLAMWAFHAPLLLASSDLVFRSRVLNGIARAARHLDRTADKAPPGAERIAAWTGVVIAGLLLPAGETRLAIGEAGLARALGNGLSADGGVVSRSPAALLDVLATIGLLRAAYEARGLPLPEPVEQALALATPALLGTTMGDGGLSSWQGGLPVDAEAVNDVLIASGAHGRPLRQSRDWGYQRLANGAAVLIVDAAPPPMARVAEGGCASTLAFEFSDGAERLIVNCGGAGVTGARMSPAMMTGLRSTAAHSTLTIGDTNSTAILPDGTLGKGVRQVELTRQESELGSRIEARHDGYVRRHGFHHQRTLLLLSDGRELRGEDALLAAPGARPRRADAMTPFLLRFHLAAGVEAVATADNQAAMLRTSVGNFWHFRSRGERLTIEDSVWVDGWGRLFTTQQIVIHGLAPPTGVNVNWVLKRAR
- a CDS encoding sterol desaturase family protein, producing MSFWPALLLFLATVALMEGFAYVMHRWVMHGPGWFLHESHHRARQGNWELNDLYAAIFAVPSFVMILGGVQLGWWPGFTWIGAGIAAYGAIYFGFHDVIVHKRLPTRYLPKSAYMKRIIQAHRLHHVVETKDGNVSFGFLIAPKPEELKAELKRRGRAGVRAAAGVERDRVQGSSSRT
- a CDS encoding uroporphyrinogen-III synthase yields the protein MTRALVLRPEPGNARTCAALQAVGIEPVALPLFAAVPLSWSPPDPADYDALLLTSAQAARLAGDGLARLARLPVVAVGTATAAAARAAGLNVAIVGDGDAAAAVARASVFPRLLHLAGREHVAQPGVATLIVYASEALSVAPEALASAVDTLVMLHSVRAAQRFALLAADLPRWRISLAALSPTIGAAAGPGWARIRVADRPDDHALIQAVVAAD
- a CDS encoding DUF1674 domain-containing protein yields the protein MGKRPDHVKPPAYLSPNTPVPAPGPLERPAEDPLGRDPVRFGDWELKGIAVDF
- the rpe gene encoding ribulose-phosphate 3-epimerase, with translation MTKPVRIAPSILSADFARLGEEVRAIDAAGADWIHIDVMDGHFVPNITIGPAVVKALRPHTTKPFDVHLMISPVDLYLDAFAEAGADTITVHPEAGPHIHRTIQHIKGLGKRAGVVLNPGTPAKMLDYLIDMVDLVLVMSVNPGFGGQHFIDSQLKKISAIRRMIEQSGRDIDLEVDGGIDAETARRAIEAGADALVAGTATFRGGPERYAENIIGLRGG
- a CDS encoding lysine--tRNA ligase — encoded protein: MTDDLRTAALDSKAWPYEEARKLLKRYPDGKPDGQPVLFETGYGPSGLPHIGTFNEVLRTTMVRNAFHALSDAPTRLIAFSDDMDGLRKVPDNVPNGDMLREHLGKPLTRIPDPFGKFDSFAAHNNAMLRDFLDRYGFDYEFASSTEYYTSGRFDDAIRGVLRHWQGVMDVMLPTLRAERRATYSPVLPVSPKSGIVLQVPVEVIDAETGLISFEDEGERIEQSALDGLSKLQWKVDWAMRWVALGVDYEMAGKDLIDSVVQSSKIARVLGGRPPEGFNYEMFLDDKGEKISKSKGNGLSIEQWLTYGPEESLAFYIYREPKKAKQLHMGVIPRAVDDYWQFRGNYAGQAIKERLGNPVHHVHDGKLPDGKLPVTFGLLLNLVGVMGEGATREQVWAYLANYVADATPAAYPELDRLIGHALAYHRDHVAPTLKRRAPEGVEVAALERLDAELAALPEEASAEDVQNIVYEIGKTGGFAELRDWFKALYETLLGSSQGPRMGSFIRLYGIANTRKLIAEALGKQ
- a CDS encoding RsmB/NOP family class I SAM-dependent RNA methyltransferase — its product is MADARPPRRPARPRPAPGGPEPLGTAPRRAALRLLDAVLRRGEPLESALAHATRALVGGPDRGLAHAIAAETLRRLPDLDALIDSATRQRLADDAKARSALRIALAQALGLGTPPHAAIATVLPLVDGGPRKLVHGVFGTLMRGEAKLPEVPTLPAAVAERWRTNWGDAVAAAAARAIAAPPPIDLSYADAARVLSDATSLAPAHARVPAGSDVTALPGYDAGEWWVQDLAASIPARLIGRGTGAALDLCAAPGGKTLQLAAAGWQVTAVEMSESRAARLRENRERTGLGFAIAIADVLKWSPDATAQAVLVDAPCSATGIFRRHPDVLHRAHGGIVAEMAELQARILKRAATWVAPGGTLVYATCSLEPEEGEAQIEHFLRDHPDFSIRAPADGELPAGIAAEPEGWVRTLPGMLEAVGGCDGFFVARVERASA
- a CDS encoding NAD(P)-dependent glycerol-3-phosphate dehydrogenase, with amino-acid sequence MSGPIGVIGAGAWGTALAQVAASNGHEVRLWARDLALVDAINADHENAAYLPGIPLSPLIRATGDLAWVAEAAANLIVTPAQAMRTVLAQLPANAQALVVCSKGIEAGTHLLMSEVAQEQHPASPVLVLSGPTFAHEVARGLPTAVTLAGHDPATRALLATAIAAPHFRPYASSDVIGAEIGGAVKNVLAIACGVVDGAGLGQNARAALIARGFAEMTRFGAAKGARAETLAGLSGLGDLVLTCSSTASRNFSLGVGIGRGEAAVHLLTNRRTVAEGAYTAPVLLEAAQAARVEMPITAAVCRLLAGEAVRGVIDDLLARPLKEEV